Proteins encoded by one window of Streptococcus suis S735:
- the dnaX gene encoding DNA polymerase III subunit gamma/tau encodes MYQALYRKYRSQTFGEMVGQEVVATTLKQAIEQGKISHAYLFSGPRGTGKTSAAKIFAKAMNCPNQVGGEPCNDCYICQAITEGSLEDVIEIDAASNNGVDEIRDIRDKSTYAPSLATYKVYIIDEVHMLSTGAFNALLKTLEEPTENVVFILATTELHKIPATILSRVQRFEFKSIKVTDIQEHLAAILTKEGLIFDEQALTIIARRAEGGMRDALSILDQALSLSQDQQVTLEIAEEITGSISLRALDDYVASLRQGDSVTALQHLQTLFDQGKSMSRFATDLLHYLRDVLIVQTGGEDTHLTTVFSENLALEQARIFTMIEMVTRGLADIKSSPQPKIYAEMMTIRLAEDSSPSEAMAELPADLLGQLASLQQQVADLQKQLSQLSSQPSAVKPVSRKPQAPKKYRLDTSKVHAILQEAMENPTLARENLTRLQNAWGEIIESLSGADRALLVGSQPVAANENHAILAFDSPLNAEQTMKRDNLNTMFGNILSKAAGFSPQILAIAQEDWVSIRAEFSAKAKGQKTQEIEKEASPVPEEFGFLADTVEIRND; translated from the coding sequence ATGTACCAAGCTTTATATAGGAAGTACCGAAGCCAGACCTTTGGGGAGATGGTGGGGCAGGAGGTGGTTGCGACCACACTCAAACAGGCCATTGAACAAGGGAAAATCAGTCATGCCTATCTCTTTTCAGGTCCTCGTGGTACGGGTAAGACATCGGCAGCTAAGATTTTTGCCAAGGCCATGAACTGTCCTAATCAGGTTGGAGGCGAGCCTTGTAACGATTGTTATATCTGTCAGGCCATTACGGAAGGTAGCCTGGAAGATGTGATTGAGATTGATGCGGCTTCCAACAATGGTGTGGATGAGATTCGTGATATTCGTGATAAATCGACCTATGCACCTAGTCTTGCGACCTATAAGGTCTATATCATCGACGAGGTTCACATGCTGTCTACTGGAGCCTTCAACGCCCTCTTGAAGACCTTGGAAGAACCGACTGAAAATGTGGTCTTTATTCTAGCAACGACGGAATTGCACAAGATTCCTGCTACCATTCTGTCAAGGGTGCAACGATTTGAATTTAAGTCCATCAAGGTGACGGACATTCAGGAGCACTTGGCTGCAATTTTAACCAAGGAAGGGCTAATCTTTGACGAACAGGCTCTGACAATCATTGCGCGTCGGGCAGAAGGAGGGATGCGGGATGCCCTATCTATTTTGGATCAGGCTCTCAGCCTTAGTCAGGACCAGCAAGTGACCTTGGAAATTGCTGAGGAAATTACGGGTTCTATCAGCTTGCGTGCCTTGGATGACTATGTGGCAAGTCTGCGTCAAGGGGATAGTGTCACAGCTCTCCAGCATCTACAAACCTTGTTTGACCAAGGAAAGAGTATGAGCCGTTTTGCGACAGATCTTTTGCACTATTTGAGAGATGTCCTTATCGTGCAGACGGGTGGAGAGGATACGCATTTAACAACAGTTTTTTCAGAAAATCTAGCTCTTGAGCAGGCACGGATTTTTACCATGATAGAGATGGTGACCAGGGGTTTGGCGGACATCAAGTCCAGTCCTCAACCCAAGATTTACGCTGAAATGATGACCATTCGTTTGGCTGAAGATAGTTCTCCTTCGGAGGCAATGGCAGAGCTGCCAGCTGATTTACTGGGGCAACTAGCCAGTCTGCAACAACAAGTTGCGGATTTACAGAAACAACTAAGTCAATTATCTAGTCAACCAAGTGCTGTTAAGCCAGTTTCACGCAAGCCGCAGGCTCCGAAGAAGTACCGATTGGATACCAGCAAGGTTCATGCTATTTTGCAGGAAGCTATGGAAAATCCAACCTTGGCGCGTGAAAATTTGACTCGCTTGCAGAATGCTTGGGGAGAAATTATCGAGAGTCTGTCAGGTGCAGATCGTGCCTTGTTGGTTGGTTCCCAGCCAGTTGCTGCCAATGAAAATCATGCGATTCTAGCCTTTGATTCTCCGCTTAATGCTGAACAGACGATGAAGCGTGACAATCTCAATACCATGTTTGGAAATATTCTCAGCAAGGCAGCTGGTTTTTCCCCACAGATTTTAGCTATTGCTCAGGAAGATTGGGTAAGTATTCGTGCTGAATTTTCGGCGAAAGCAAAAGGGCAAAAGACACAGGAAATCGAAAAAGAAGCCAGTCCAGTCCCAGAAGAATTTGGCTTTCTCGCAGATACAGTTGAGATTAGAAATGATTAG
- a CDS encoding GAF domain-containing protein, producing the protein MTKQEKISNYQLLLAQLEALLDGETNALANLSNASALLNQALPNSVFTGFYLYDGSELILGPFQGGVSCVHIALGKGVCGEVAAKRQTILVDDVRLHDNYISCDATALSEIVVPMVKNDQLLGVLDLDSRLVADYDTIDQDYLEKFVALLVEKTDWNFAMFGEKR; encoded by the coding sequence ATGACAAAACAAGAAAAAATTTCAAACTATCAATTATTGTTGGCTCAATTGGAAGCTCTTCTTGATGGGGAAACCAATGCTTTAGCCAATCTATCAAATGCTTCTGCTTTGCTCAATCAAGCTCTACCAAACTCTGTCTTTACAGGATTTTACTTGTATGATGGTAGTGAATTGATTTTGGGGCCTTTTCAGGGGGGCGTTTCCTGTGTTCATATTGCACTTGGAAAGGGTGTCTGCGGTGAGGTTGCAGCTAAGCGCCAGACTATTCTCGTAGACGATGTTCGTCTACATGATAACTATATTTCCTGCGATGCGACAGCCCTATCAGAAATCGTTGTGCCAATGGTGAAAAACGACCAGTTGCTGGGCGTTTTGGACTTGGATTCGAGATTGGTAGCTGATTATGATACGATTGACCAAGACTATCTGGAAAAGTTCGTTGCTCTCTTGGTTGAGAAGACGGACTGGAATTTTGCTATGTTTGGAGAAAAACGCTAA
- a CDS encoding DUF1294 domain-containing protein has protein sequence MSIKQMVSMALVVWNLLVFITYGMDKGKARKNAYRISEKTLLLMSYFGGGLGAWAGGTHFRHKTQKKYFQLAWAIGVLIDAVIMYWMWK, from the coding sequence ATGTCAATCAAACAGATGGTTAGTATGGCGCTAGTAGTTTGGAATTTACTTGTCTTCATTACCTATGGTATGGATAAAGGGAAGGCAAGAAAAAACGCCTATCGGATTTCAGAAAAGACCTTATTACTCATGTCCTATTTTGGTGGCGGGCTGGGTGCCTGGGCAGGTGGAACCCATTTTCGGCATAAGACACAGAAAAAGTATTTTCAACTAGCCTGGGCTATAGGGGTATTGATTGATGCAGTGATTATGTACTGGATGTGGAAATAG
- a CDS encoding PadR family transcriptional regulator, whose amino-acid sequence MPKQRILPHIILGIMGASGQMVTGKQITDYVQRDLGEFWQVAHSQVYPELKRMTKEELITCHAVPGNEKEKQYAMTATGRQILDEWLSIPNEETPQQKNLFSIKMFFIREKDDPRIPGLLQSQIELVTKHLKHLDSRKVELFSTKESIQDNYGHYLILTRAIERNRAQLKWLEDTLAEM is encoded by the coding sequence ATGCCGAAGCAAAGAATATTACCTCATATCATATTAGGGATTATGGGTGCTAGCGGTCAAATGGTAACTGGCAAGCAGATTACCGACTATGTTCAACGTGATTTAGGCGAATTTTGGCAGGTTGCCCATAGCCAAGTCTATCCAGAATTAAAACGTATGACCAAGGAAGAATTGATTACTTGTCATGCAGTACCTGGAAATGAAAAGGAAAAGCAGTATGCGATGACGGCTACTGGTCGTCAGATTTTAGACGAATGGCTATCCATTCCAAATGAAGAAACGCCTCAGCAAAAAAACTTGTTTTCAATCAAGATGTTTTTTATCCGTGAAAAGGATGACCCACGGATTCCTGGTTTGTTGCAGAGTCAAATTGAACTAGTCACCAAGCACTTAAAACACCTAGACAGTCGTAAAGTTGAGCTGTTCTCAACCAAGGAAAGTATCCAAGACAATTATGGACACTATTTGATTTTGACACGGGCTATTGAACGCAACCGTGCCCAGCTCAAATGGTTAGAGGATACACTGGCAGAAATGTAA
- the udk gene encoding uridine kinase, translated as MTQKPIIIGVTGGSGGGKTSVSRAILDNFPNARISMIEHDSYYKNQSHLTFEERILTNYDHPLAFDTDLMIYHISELLAGRSVDIPIYDYTQHTRSEKTYRQEPQDVFIVEGILVLEDKRLRDLMDIKIFVDTDDDIRIIRRIKRDMEERGRSLDSIIEQYTSVVKPMYHQFIEPTKCYADIVIPEGVSNVVAIDLINTKVESILRERG; from the coding sequence ATGACTCAGAAACCCATTATTATTGGCGTAACCGGCGGATCTGGGGGTGGCAAGACAAGTGTGTCACGTGCCATTCTGGATAATTTCCCAAATGCTCGTATATCTATGATTGAACACGATTCTTATTATAAGAATCAGTCTCACCTGACCTTTGAAGAACGGATACTGACCAATTATGACCATCCACTGGCTTTTGATACGGATTTGATGATTTATCATATCAGTGAGCTATTAGCAGGACGTTCAGTGGATATTCCGATTTATGATTACACTCAGCACACACGTTCAGAGAAGACCTATCGTCAGGAACCACAAGATGTATTTATTGTGGAAGGTATTTTAGTATTGGAAGACAAACGGTTGCGGGATTTAATGGATATTAAGATATTCGTTGATACTGATGACGATATTCGTATCATTCGCCGCATTAAGAGAGACATGGAAGAGCGTGGCCGTAGCTTAGATAGTATCATTGAGCAGTACACCTCGGTGGTGAAACCAATGTATCACCAGTTTATCGAGCCAACCAAGTGCTATGCAGATATCGTCATTCCTGAAGGCGTCAGCAACGTTGTAGCCATCGACTTGATTAACACCAAGGTGGAGAGTATATTAAGAGAGCGTGGTTAA
- a CDS encoding DEAD/DEAH box helicase, translating into MKSKFPSSWTDQLTLLGFEDFTPIQVQAFEPIANGKSLLAISPTGTGKTLAYLWPSLLALTPKKAQQLLILAPNTELAGQIFEVCKTWSETIGLTAQLFLSGSSQKRQIERLKKGPEILIGTPGRIFELIKLKKIKMMNINTIVLDEFDQLFSDSQYQFVEKIINYVPRDHQLIYMSATAKFDRQKIAEDIESIDLSEQKLDNIQHCYMMVDKRERLETLRKFANIPDFRALAFFNSLSDLGASEDKLLYNGVNAVSLVSDVNVKFRKVIIERFKNHELNLLLATDMVARGIDIDNLECVLNFEVPFDQEAYTHRSGRTGRMGKEGLVITLVSSPSELKQLKKYASVQEVILKNQELYKI; encoded by the coding sequence ATGAAATCTAAATTTCCCTCCAGCTGGACGGACCAGCTTACCCTACTTGGCTTTGAGGACTTTACTCCTATCCAAGTCCAGGCCTTTGAGCCTATTGCAAACGGCAAGTCCCTTCTAGCTATCAGCCCAACAGGCACAGGAAAAACCCTTGCCTACCTCTGGCCTAGCCTATTAGCCCTAACTCCTAAAAAAGCCCAACAATTGCTCATCCTCGCACCCAATACAGAGCTGGCTGGTCAAATATTTGAGGTTTGTAAGACTTGGTCGGAGACAATTGGGTTGACTGCTCAACTATTCTTGTCTGGTTCCAGTCAAAAACGCCAGATTGAGCGACTAAAAAAAGGACCAGAAATCCTGATTGGAACACCTGGTCGTATTTTCGAGTTGATTAAATTGAAAAAAATCAAGATGATGAATATCAACACCATCGTCCTAGATGAGTTTGATCAGCTGTTCTCCGATTCTCAATATCAGTTTGTCGAAAAGATTATCAACTATGTGCCTCGTGACCACCAGTTAATCTACATGAGTGCAACAGCTAAATTTGACCGTCAAAAAATTGCTGAAGACATTGAAAGCATTGATTTATCTGAGCAGAAATTGGATAATATCCAACATTGCTATATGATGGTAGATAAGCGTGAACGTTTGGAAACTCTACGTAAGTTTGCCAATATCCCTGATTTTCGTGCTCTTGCATTTTTTAACAGCCTATCAGACCTTGGTGCAAGCGAAGATAAACTACTCTATAATGGTGTGAATGCAGTTTCATTGGTTTCTGATGTCAACGTAAAATTCCGCAAGGTCATCATCGAACGTTTCAAGAATCACGAACTCAATCTTCTACTTGCTACAGATATGGTCGCACGTGGTATTGATATTGATAACTTAGAATGTGTCCTCAACTTTGAAGTTCCTTTTGACCAAGAAGCCTACACTCATCGTTCTGGACGTACTGGACGCATGGGCAAGGAAGGTCTTGTCATCACTCTAGTATCTAGTCCTAGCGAACTAAAACAATTGAAAAAGTATGCCTCCGTCCAAGAAGTCATTCTCAAGAATCAAGAGCTCTACAAAATATAA
- a CDS encoding polysaccharide deacetylase family protein, giving the protein MKKVSFWLGINIALLGIMVSLAVWLFAGLQERQVSQFIEEKQQTILAKGKGKIQEGNIDTTHVVAALPTDDAGHVLGPVESRMISYVQRRFGHKKPAGKIQKLVFVSSIEGKTNFKNVTAREIQAEHYKVDNLQIKKQDKLPSERVLLTQDNELFTLEDLLPNLSSAASIIVDHLREALLAQGMKETDVEAIVKKFETLDLNAISFSYGDSQLTLQLPDGYGINQLVLPISDLYPVVKSDYLVDADKVGYDEYMAAQVVDKKHLRQVALTFDDGPNPNTTPVVLDLLKKYNAKATFFVVGKAVVGNEAILRRMVAEGHVIANHTWNHPNLVTISGEQVQREIQDTQAAITEATGIVPTMVRPPYGSVNQAVVNQMGLPSIYWSVNSKDWKSRNPQAILKEIKEQTCPGSIILMHDIHQSTVDSLESVLQYLTGEGYNMVTVTDLLASPLNPQLIYYSQELSGPAQ; this is encoded by the coding sequence ATGAAAAAAGTTAGTTTTTGGTTGGGAATCAACATCGCCTTGCTCGGCATAATGGTAAGTTTGGCTGTATGGTTATTTGCAGGACTTCAAGAAAGACAGGTTAGTCAGTTTATTGAGGAAAAACAACAAACCATCCTCGCTAAAGGCAAGGGCAAAATTCAAGAGGGAAATATTGATACGACCCATGTTGTGGCTGCCTTACCTACAGATGATGCAGGTCATGTCTTAGGACCTGTAGAAAGTCGAATGATTTCCTATGTTCAAAGACGCTTTGGTCATAAAAAACCAGCAGGAAAAATTCAAAAACTGGTCTTTGTTTCATCAATAGAGGGAAAAACAAATTTTAAAAATGTAACAGCTCGTGAAATTCAAGCGGAGCACTATAAAGTAGACAACTTGCAAATTAAAAAGCAGGATAAACTCCCGTCTGAGCGTGTGTTATTGACGCAGGACAATGAATTGTTTACTCTAGAAGATTTATTACCTAATTTATCCTCTGCAGCAAGTATTATTGTTGATCATCTAAGAGAAGCCTTACTTGCTCAAGGAATGAAAGAGACTGATGTAGAAGCGATTGTCAAAAAATTTGAAACACTAGACTTAAATGCTATTTCCTTTAGTTATGGAGACAGCCAATTAACCTTACAATTACCAGATGGTTACGGCATCAACCAGTTGGTTCTACCAATTTCAGATTTGTACCCAGTAGTGAAGAGTGATTATCTAGTAGATGCTGATAAGGTTGGCTATGATGAGTATATGGCTGCACAAGTTGTGGATAAGAAACATTTGAGACAGGTCGCTCTAACCTTTGATGATGGACCCAATCCGAACACAACACCGGTAGTTTTAGATTTACTGAAAAAATATAATGCCAAAGCAACTTTCTTTGTTGTTGGTAAGGCTGTAGTTGGGAATGAAGCTATTCTCCGTAGAATGGTAGCAGAAGGGCACGTCATCGCCAACCATACGTGGAATCATCCCAATCTAGTCACTATTTCTGGGGAGCAAGTACAGAGAGAAATTCAAGATACACAGGCAGCTATTACTGAAGCTACAGGTATTGTACCAACAATGGTCCGTCCTCCTTATGGTTCTGTTAACCAGGCCGTTGTCAATCAGATGGGACTTCCATCGATTTATTGGTCGGTCAATTCTAAAGATTGGAAGAGTCGCAATCCCCAAGCCATTTTGAAAGAAATAAAAGAACAGACTTGTCCAGGAAGTATTATCCTAATGCATGATATTCATCAGTCAACAGTTGATAGCCTCGAGTCTGTATTGCAATATTTAACAGGTGAGGGCTACAATATGGTTACTGTAACAGACTTACTCGCTAGTCCTCTCAATCCTCAATTAATCTATTATTCACAAGAATTATCCGGCCCAGCCCAGTAA
- a CDS encoding VOC family protein — protein sequence MASKKMLHACLRVENLEASQKFYEEAFGFKETRRKDYPEHKFTLVYLALEGDDFEIELTYNYDHGPYIVGDGFSHLALSSDDLEGDNAKHKELGYPTTDIKGLPGSPGRYYFVTDPDGYRVEVIRAD from the coding sequence ATGGCAAGTAAAAAAATGTTGCACGCTTGTTTGCGTGTTGAGAACTTAGAAGCATCTCAAAAATTTTATGAAGAAGCATTTGGATTTAAGGAAACCCGTCGCAAGGACTATCCAGAGCACAAGTTTACCTTGGTTTACTTAGCACTTGAAGGAGATGACTTTGAGATTGAATTGACCTACAATTATGATCATGGTCCCTATATCGTAGGCGACGGTTTCTCGCATCTAGCTCTTTCTTCAGATGATTTAGAAGGGGACAATGCGAAACATAAGGAGCTGGGCTATCCAACGACAGACATCAAGGGATTGCCAGGAAGTCCAGGTCGTTATTATTTTGTGACAGATCCAGATGGCTACCGTGTGGAAGTCATTCGTGCAGATTAA
- a CDS encoding phosphoglycerate mutase codes for MVKLVFARHGESEWNKANLFTGWADVDLSEKGTQQAIDAGKLIKEAGIEFDLAFTSVLKRAIKTTNLALEAADQLWVPVEKSWRLNERHYGGLTGLNKAEAAAEFGDEQVHIWRRSYDTLPPEMAKDHEHSAHTDRRYAHLDDSVIPDAENLKVTLERALPFWEDKIAPALKDGKNVFVGAHGNSIRALVKHIKQLSDDEIMDVEIPNFPPLVFELDENLNIVKEYYLEA; via the coding sequence ATGGTAAAATTGGTTTTTGCTCGCCATGGTGAGTCTGAATGGAACAAAGCTAACCTTTTCACTGGTTGGGCTGATGTTGATTTGTCTGAAAAAGGTACACAACAAGCAATCGATGCAGGTAAATTGATCAAAGAAGCAGGTATCGAATTTGACCTTGCTTTCACATCTGTATTGAAACGTGCTATCAAGACTACAAACTTGGCTCTTGAAGCTGCAGATCAATTGTGGGTACCAGTTGAAAAATCGTGGCGTTTGAACGAACGTCACTACGGTGGTTTGACTGGCTTGAACAAAGCTGAAGCAGCTGCTGAATTTGGTGATGAGCAAGTTCACATCTGGCGTCGTTCTTATGATACTTTGCCACCAGAAATGGCTAAAGATCATGAGCATTCAGCACACACTGACCGTCGCTATGCACACCTTGATGATTCAGTTATTCCAGATGCAGAAAACTTGAAAGTAACGCTTGAGCGTGCCCTTCCATTCTGGGAAGATAAAATTGCTCCAGCATTGAAAGACGGTAAAAACGTATTCGTGGGTGCACACGGTAACTCAATCCGTGCCCTTGTAAAACACATCAAACAATTGTCTGATGACGAAATCATGGATGTGGAAATTCCAAACTTCCCACCACTTGTATTCGAATTGGATGAAAACTTGAACATTGTGAAAGAGTACTACTTGGAAGCATAA